One window of the Osmerus mordax isolate fOsmMor3 chromosome 2, fOsmMor3.pri, whole genome shotgun sequence genome contains the following:
- the esyt3 gene encoding extended synaptotagmin-3, translating to MRRRDALLSESGGIQQHQNQSQSLPSAEQPVTSTSNMNPDAFSDTGTSGGGSPVQELSPSAVNQMLMEFLMYFGRAILFFYPVYLTGYFGFSISWVLLCMMMITWWKKNRKWKDVRIDSAINFFDNEKQVIIKELKTLNMASWVHFPDVERVDWLNKILQQAWPFFGMFMEKLLKEKIQPSIRLSSPHLKTFSFTKVHFGQKPVKITGVQVYTHEVDKSEVILDMNVSYDGDVDIDAQVKPAISAGVKGVQFQGMLRVILEPLVGQAPLVGGVTMFFIRRPTLQINWTGMTNLLDTPALSHISEGAIMDIIASLMVLPNRMCFPLIDQVKVDQMMFPLPRGVVRVHLLEARDLVAKDTYMLGMVKGKSDPYAILKVGNRQVKSKTIFKNLHPRWNEIYEFVVHEAPGQDLELELYDEDTDKDDFLGSFNLDFGEVKREKEMDQWFRLEETQSGEVHLRLQWLSLQTDQSLLAQTTDGCACAMLAVYLNNASNLPTEQSEFSHNEKHGKHDKQARLTKRSANNLNSYVEFSIAEQSRKSKIVYGSKDPVWEECFTFFVHSVTNQQLNIQVKKPDKKVILGTLDIPMSRLLGASDMTLDQRFLLERSGAISQVQMKATLRILKIEKPQPKVVKDPPPQRQPQAQPSQSSQGGTGPPPASSSALPSSHAQASAHAQTTSAGAPSFNGHQGDYVSQRHGSFLATDTRRTAPATPLMRRYDSHSLLSENSIASSRFDLTEGASYPEAIMNHQGTFGDIQITVRYATLRTKLIVLVNSCRNLVPCGENGSDAYVRLYLLPDQSWKHRVRTQVKRRTVNPVFNEKFEFDASIQEAATRKLDVAVKNNRMFHTRERKEIGKVLIDLSQLDLAKGSTDWYELTLPGLRTTS from the exons ATGCGGCGACGTGACGCACTTCTGTCGGAGAGCGGGGGAATTCAACAGCACCAGAACCAAAGCCAATCTTTACCTAGTGCCGAACAACCTGTGACATCCACAAGCAACATGAACCCAGACGCATTCAGCGACACCGGGACCTCTGGAGGAGGGAGCCCAGTCCAGGAATTGAGTCCGAGCGCCGTCAACCAAATGCTGATGGAATTCCTTATGTATTTTGGGAGAgcgattttatttttttatcctgTTTACTTGACAGGATATTTCGGATTTAGCATCAGCTGGGTCTTGTTGTGTATGATGATGATCACCTGGTGGAAGAAAAATCGAAAGTGGAAAGATGTTCGAATTGATTCGGCTATAAACTTTTTCGATAACGAAAAACAAGTTATCATCAAAGAATTGAAAACGTTAAACATGGCATCGTGG GTCCACTTTCCTGATGTTGAGAGAGTTGACTGGCTAAACAAG ATCCTACAGCAGGCTTGGCCTTTCTTTGGCATGTTTATGGAAAAGCTCCTCAAGGAGAAGATACAGCCCTCCATCAGGCTGTCCAGCCCCCACCTCAAGACCTTCTCCTTCACCAAGGTCCACTTTGGCCAGAAG CCTGTCAAGATTACTGGGGTGCAAGTGTATACTCACGAGGTGGATAAGAGTGAGGTGATCCTGGATATGAATGTTAG TTACGATGGAGATGTGGACATCGACGCTCAGGTGAAGCCGGCTATCTCCGCTGGAGTGAAAGGAGTTCAG TTCCAGGGGATGCTACGCGTTATTCTGGAGCCTCTGGTTGGACAGGCTCCTCTGGTGGGAGGAGTCACCATGTTCTTCATTCGCCGCCCG ACTCTGCAAATCAACTGGACTGGAATGACCAATTTACTAGACACTCCAGCTCTAAG TCACATCTCCGAGGGGGCTATCATGGACATCATCGCCTCCCTCATGGTCCTCCCCAACCGCATGTGCTTCCCCCTCATAGACCAGGTCAAGGTGGACCAGATGATGTTCCCTCTGCCCCGC GGAGTGGTGCGGGTGCACCTGCTGGAGGCTAGGGACCTGGTAGCAAAGGACACCTACATGTTGGGGATGGTGAAGGGTAAGTCTGACCCTTACGCCATCCTCAAGGTGGGCAACAGACAGGTCAAAAGCAAAACCATCTTCAAGAACCTCCATCCACGCTGGAATGAAATTTACGAg TTTGTGGTCCATGAGGCCCCAGGACAGGATCTGGAGCTGGAGCTGTACGATGAAGACACGGACAAAGATGACTTCTTGGGCAG TTTTAACCTGGACTTTGGAGAGGtcaagagggaaaaagagatggaCCAG TGGTTTCGTTTGGAGGAGACCCAGAGTGGAGAAGTGCACCTGAGGCTACAGTGGCTCTCCCTGCAGACTGACCAGAGCCTGCTAGCACAG ACCACAGATGGATGTGCCTGTGCCATGTTGGCTGTGTACCTGAACAACGCCTCCAATCTACCG ACAGAGCAAAGTGAGTTCAGCCACAATGAGAAACATGGGAAACATGACAAACAAGCCCGG CTAACGAAGAGGAGCGCCAATAATCTCAATTCCTACGTGGAGTTCTCCATCGCTGAGCAGAGCCGCAAGAGCAAG ATTGTTTATGGATCCAAAGACCCTGTGTGGGAGGAGTGCTTCACGTTCTTCGTTCACAGTGTAACAAATCAGCAGCTCAACATTCAG GTAAAGAAACCAGACAAGAAGGTGATACTGGGCACGCTGGACATTCCCATGAGCCGCCTGCTGGGAGCCTCAGACATGACCCTGGACCAGCGCTTCCTGCTGGAGCGATCCGGAGCCATCAGCCAGGTCCAGATGAAGGCCACGCTTAGG ATCCTGAAGATTGAAAAACCCCAACCTAAGGTCGTCAAGGATCCACCTCCCCAACGTCAACCTCAAGCACAACCCTCACAGAGCAGCCAGGGTGGCACTGGACCACCTCCCGCATCCTCCTCCGCCCTACCCTCCTCTCACGCCCAGGCATCAGCCCACGCCCAAACAACTTCTGCTGGAGCTCCTTCTTTCAACGGGCACCAGGGTGACTACGTCTCCCAACGTCACGGGTCCTTCCTGGCGACGGACACCCGCAGGACAGCCCCCGCCACCCCGCTCATGCGGCGCTACGactctcacagcctcctgtcGGAAAACTCCATCGCCTCATCGCGATTCGACCTCACCGAAGGAGCGTCCTACCCGGA GGCCATCATGAACCACCAGGGCACCTTCGGAGACATCCAGATCACAGTGCGCTACGCCACTCTGAGGACCAAACTCATCGTCCTGGTCAACTCCTGCAG GAACCTCGTCCCCTGTGGTGAGAACGGCTCTGACGCCTACGTCCGCCTCTACCTGCTCCCAGACCAGTCCTGGAAGCACCGCGTGAGGACCCAGGTCAAGAGGAGGACCGTGAATCCTGTCTTCAACGAGAA GTTTGAGTTTGATGCATCCATACAGGAAGCAGCAACCAGGAAGTTGGATGTCGCCGTGAAGAACAACAGGATGTTTcacacaagggagaggaaggagattgGAAAA GTTCTTATTGATCTGTCCCAGCTAGACCTGGCGAAAGGCTCGACAGATTG GTACGAGCTCACTCTACCAGGGTTGAGAACAACCAGCTAG
- the LOC136932782 gene encoding uncharacterized protein gives MAAFPVLGAACLALFPTEVGKAALKATLAGTLKGAVQIGGGVLGVALSLPGMISNIKELVKGDHVTEASQSLRDTAKEMKTVAEDFEKELDLIQKIIKEISEVKSCIESLDYCDPATKKSESQIQRERIILDFLRKHEEGTSQNQYLLQWIESMDNFAQFLNLVLYLNKLLHEKKKKKKKQTDEVHIIFVAHGEITKHPLPAHLLVPRPAIKDTILYSPWNCAIDSKVAYGIAKGCIEHYHRDFFCSWCKAPEADHKPSDLPGKWNHMKDAGFIPEIILHPVKPDEDAWKRLESLDKELPEDRILLPYLLPKGVNPELFPGVSFHILISALNLVLMICGVKATVHLAAFLCQYSRRDESVFHEYSYADDYTIMTTTGDMKVDHQSDLYKYFRPMFGESPSCRSRSYHP, from the exons ATGGCGGCGTTTCCAGTTTTGGGTGCTGCCTGCCTGGCTTTGTTTCCAACAGAGGTTGGAAAAGCGGCCTTAAAGGCAACTCTTGCTGGAACTTTAAAGGGCGCAGTGCAA ATTGGTGGAGGAGTTCTTGGTGTGGCACTGTCTCTTCCAGGAATGATTTCCAATATAAAAGAATTAGTCAAAGGCGATCATGTGACAGAAGCCAGCCAATCTTTGAGAGATACAGCCAAGGAAATGAAGACTGTTGCGGAGGACTTTGAGAAAGAGCTCGACTTGATCCA GAAGATCATCAAGGAGATCAGTGAGGTGAAGAGCTGCATTGAAAGCCTTGATTACTGTGATCCTGCCACTAAGAAGAGTGAAAGTCAAATCCAAAGGGAAAGAATAATCCTGGACTTTCTGAGGAAGCATGAGGAAGGAACCTCTCAAAATCAATATCTGCTGCAGTGGATAGAGAGCATGGACAATTTTGCACAGTTTCTCAACCTTGTGCTTTATTTAAACAAGCTGCTGcatgaaaagaagaagaagaagaagaaacaaacAGATGAAGTTCACATCATCTTCGTGGCACATGGAGAGATCACAAAACACCCCCTGCCAGCCCATCTCCTTGTGCCTAGGCCTGCCATCAAAGACACCATTCTCTACTCTCCCTGGAACTGTGCCATTGATAGTAAAGTGGCCTATGGCATCGCAAAAGGCTGCATCGAACATTACCACCGAGACTTTTTCTGCTCCTGGTGTAAAGCACCTGAAGCCGACCACAAGCCGTCTGACCTTCCTGGCAAATGGAATCACATGAAAGATGCCGGTTTCATCCCAGAGATCATTCTCCATCCTGTGAAACCAGATGAAGATGCGTGGAAGAGGCTTGAATCCTTGGACAAGGAACTTCCAGAGGACCGCATCCTTCTCCCGTACCTCTTACCAAAGGGTGTGAACCCAGAGCTCTTCCCAGGGGTTTCATTCCATATCTTAATTTCTGCCTTAAACCTGGTCCTCATGATCTGTGGAGTCAAAGCCACTGTCCATCTGGCAGCGTTCCTGTGCCAGTACAGCCGTAGAGATGAGAGCGTGTTCCATGAGTACTCCTATGCTGACGACTACACTATAATGACCACGACAGGTGACATGAAGGTAGATCATCAGTCAGACCTGTACAAATATTTCAGACCTATGTTCGGGGAGTCTCCGTCCTGTCGCAGCAGAAGTTACCATCCCTAA
- the LOC136963780 gene encoding protein mono-ADP-ribosyltransferase PARP14-like, giving the protein MLVRNVLNSEADFSLEMLGDITVVTFQSEKETSHILSKATNNRMFKQKNLTVKPLENTAKIKVENIPQNYDEDYLTLYFEKEGVVEDVILNKEEQSAIMTFQDPKDVQRVLKKTLKDPMKSFPYYESLGTALYGKDRPTLKLPPAFNETIDQVIWKYLCDTQEAADSIHHNLAQHFCKVDLQQPTVKLSPLPELLKLDGIQAKDIRQWKDTVKTAFIQVLAKYTSLELQVQITEWEESEAEMRKAILGKDVVLVPDKATGVVTVVGLKDDVNKLKQPLNEILDQIASSLERESTSVSEVFPLPSSTYQLLLKDVIEDNILKEFPKLKMTHTSDSQSMLLHGLQDEVWGAFKTLTSRTLSVKKRQISLDDHVFQFLQEEGQDKITDYLQTSQGMNAALDIDGNRVELQALSDITLTEAAEQINTCFDSQYMDVQDFNILKTPEWQDFVTQLESSKNNPSKQILIKTCGQQVVVCGYADTVNLVQKDIEEYLRQNGPIVETLKVKSETVITFIEEHCKHSWANEVKDKVKVSFQNQTISLSGCRTHVEDCKALFENLISSTFFDTMTISNIGAKKFFQDNKKMYVTSLKSNTGCVVKLINDENDGEDSLPANGAKCRYQHHTSNGVEIMVCEADMCKCTTDAVVSSTNENLKLNGGLAGALLKAAGPQLQEECDQIIYRRGELEPGDCVLTNAGRLPCQFIIHAVGPTYDTENPQKAVGQLRRAVKGSLDLAETNNCLSVALPAISSGNLGFPLQLCTQTITRAIKDFCDDKFGNNTLRKINLVSNDDKTIQSMVEEMLKEFGGHRTIDPNIQKRQAISTNTQHGQWVEQSGSLTAKTMEGLTVKLIKGNIQDSVTEVIVNTVGLDLELDIGAVSKAIFTAAGPKLQDLIKENGKSVHEGAVIITDGCNLRSKRVFHVIAPQWNQGSDKQEKMLSEIIKKCLSEAEQMGLCSVTFPAIGTGNLGYPKDIVVSLMLEQVIQFSSKKQPRHLKGVTFILHPSDQETIQIFTNTLKKRFTKETKSGSPTSTSKQNTERTVTKVTSSSSGIHEFQIDRVTVQVAVGDITKETTDVIVNFSNEDFTHSIGDSESILDAAGSTVKERCKRLRFEPHEGLIMTMPGNLLSKNIVHVAQKNNKTVDPKELIEAVKSSIEMSAENKFTSISFPALGLGHLKPTQVADAMLDAVVDVVRKKSHLKLNLVRIVLVQQDVLKEFHSRMLKKEGMNIQETKSFFQNLTRSLAVALGLSRETDDTTKEEEVSVQEINPACFHICGGSTAKVQDAKQWIRTLIEKEQVCRTITDKAILNLSESDKRRIIQIRASMAVNVTLTYKSETEPILNIEGLKDDVHEVTTEIHEMLLRVRDEETSMFFPKHWEPMPANTPCLSCVLDPSSQEYQDVYSHFNKTCKQKVLKIERIQNQNLWKSYEIKKQDMEIRNSHQNNEKKLFHGACYTTIKHINEHGFNRSYAGKNLAAHGNGTYFAIKASYSADDTYSKPDPQKHKCVYLCRVLVGEFTQGAKGMNVPPLKDPAGTDLFDSVTDNPAAPSMFIIFHDSQAYPEYLITFM; this is encoded by the exons ATGCTTGTGAGGAACGTCCTTAACTCAGAGGCTGATTTTAGTCTGGAGATGCTGGGTGACATAACAGTAGTGACTTTCCAGAGTGAAAAAG AAACAAGTCACATTTTATCAAAGGCCACCAACAATAGAATGTTTAAACAGAAGAATCTAACGGTTAAACCCCTGGAAAACACAGCAAAAATCAAAGTTGAAAATATTCCTCAGAACTATGATGAAGACTATCTCACATTATATTTTGAAAAAGAGGGAGTTGTGGAAGATGTCATCTTAAACAAAGAGGAGCAGTCTGCTATCATGACATTTCAGGATCCTAAAG ATGTGCAGAGAGTCTTAAAGAAAACCCTGAAAGATCCTATGAAATCTTTCCCTTATTATGAATCTCTGGGAACAGCCCTTTATGGTAAAGACAGACCCACATTGAAACTCCCACCAGCCTTCAATGAAACCATCGATCAAGTCATTTGGAAATACCTCTGTGACACTCAGGAAGCTGCAGACTCCATCCACCACAACCTCGCCCAGCATTTTTGCAAGGTGGACCTCCAACAACCAACCGTCAAGTTGAGCCCCCTGCCTGAACTCCTTAAACTGGACGGCATTCAAGCCAAAGACATACGGCAATGGAAGGACACTGTGAAGACTGCTTTCATTCAAGTCTTGGCTAAATACACATCTCTGGAGCTCCAGGTTCAAATCACAGAATGGGAAGAGTCTGAAGCAGAGATGCGCAAGGCAATTCTGGGTAAAGATGTGGTCTTGGTGCCTGACAAGGCCACAGGGGTTGTGACAGTGGTAGGCCTGAAAGACGATGTCAACAAACTAAAGCAGCCACTTAATGAAATCTTGGATCAAATTGCCAGCAGCCTTGAACGTGAGAGCACCAGCGTTTCAGAAGTGTTCCCACTGCCTTCATCTACTTACCAATTATTGTTAAAAGATGTAATTGAAGACAATATATTGAAGGAATTCCCAAAGTTGAAGATGACACATACATCTGACAGCCAAAGTATGTTACTACATGGCTTGCAGGATGAAGTTTggggtgcatttaaaacatTAACCAGTAGAACCTTGTCAGTGAAAAAGAGGCAGATAAGTTTGGATGATCACGTCTTTCAGTTTTTGCAAGAAGAAGGTCAAGACAAGATCACAGATTATCTACAAACTTCCCAGGGTATGAACGCTGCTCTTGACATAGATGGAAACAGAGTAGAGCTGCAGGCTCTGTCTGATATAACACTGACTGAAGCAGCAGAGCAAATCAATACTTGTTTTGATTCACAATACATGGATGTTCAAGActtcaatatcttgaaaacaCCAGAATGGCAAGACTTTGTCACCCAATTAGAGAGTTCCAAAAATAATCCATCAAAACAAATCCTGATCAAGACATGTGGTCAACAAGTTGTAGTGTGTGGTTATGCAGACACTGTCAATTTGGTGCAGAAGGATATTGAAGAATACCTAAGACAGAATGGACCAATAGTGGAAACTCTTAAGGTCAAGTCTGAGACTGTTATAACCTTCATTGAGGAACACTGCAAGCATTCATGGGCTAATGAAGTCAAAGATAAAGTGAAGGTATCCTTCCAGAATCAGACCATTTCTTTGAGTGGCTGTAGAACACATGTGGAAGACTGCAAGGCTCTGTTTGAAAACTTGATATCTTCCACTTTCTTTGACACCATGACAATTTCAAATATTGGAGCAAAGAAATTCTTTCAagacaataaaaaaatgtacgTTACCTCTCTCAAAAGCAATACAGGCTGTGTGGTCAAACTAATTAATGATGAAAATGATGGAGAGGACAGTCTTCCTGCAAATGGAGCAAAATGTAGATACCAACATCACACATCCAATGGGGTCGAAATTATGGTTTGTGAAGCTGATATGTGTAAATGTACCACGGACGCCGTAGTCAGTTCTACTAACGAGAATCTGAAACTCAATGGAGGTCTCGCCGGCGCACTCCTGAAAGCTGCTGGACCACAACTGCAGGAGGAATGTGATCAGATCATCTACCGCAGGGGGGAACTTGAACCAGGAGACTGTGTCCTTACCAATGCTGGGAGGCTTCCCTGCCAATTCATCATTCATGCTGTGGGACCAACTTATGACACTGAAAACCCCCAGAAGGCCGTGGGGCAGTTGAGAAGAGCCGTGAAAGGGAGCCTGGATTTAGCGGAGACTAACAACTGCCTGTCTGTGGCTCTGCCGGCCATCAGCTCTGGGAACCTCGGCTTTCCTCTACAACTATGCACACAAACTATCACAAGAGCTATCAAGGATTTCTGTGATGACAAGTTTGGAAATAATACGCTGAGGAAGATTAATCTGGTGAGCAATGATGACAAGACCATTCAGTCCATGGTTGAAGAAATGCTGAAGGAGTTTGGGGGCCACAGAACCATTGATCCTAACATCCAAAAGCGTCAAGCTATATCCACAAATACCCAACATGGTCAATGGGTTGAACAATCTGGATCATTGACAGCAAAGACCATGGAGGGGCTCACAGTCAAGCTGATAAAGGGGAACATCCAAGATTCAGTG ACAGAGGTGATTGTAAACACAGTAGGACTAGATCTAGAACTTGACATTGGAGCAGTCTCCAAAGCCATATTCACTGCTGCAGGACCTAAACTTCAAGACCTGATAAAGGAAAATGGTAAAAGTGTACATGAGGGAGCAGTCATTATTACTGATGGTTGTAACCTCAGGAGCAAAAGGGTGTTTCATGTGATTGCGCCACAATGGAATCAAGGAAGTGATAAACAAGAAAAG ATGTTGAGTGAGATCATAAAAAAGTGTCTTTCTGAAGCGGAGCAGATGGGTCTTTGCTCAGTGACCTTCCCGGCCATCGGGACAGGAAACCTAGGTTACCCCAAAGACATTGTGGTTTCTCTCATGTTGGAACAAGTCATTCAATTCAGCAGCAAGAAGCAACCTAGACACTTGAAAGGAGTGACATTCATCTTACATCCAAGTGATCAAGAGACAATTCAG ATTTTCAccaatacattaaaaaaaagattCACCAAAGAGACAAAATCAGGGAGCCCGACATCTACGTCAAAACAAAATACTGAAA GAACTGTCACTAAGGTCACATCGTCCAGCTCAGGGATTCATGAGTTTCAAATAGACAGAGTGACTGTCCAGGTTGCCGTGGGAGACATCACAAAGGAGACCACAGATGTCATTGTCAACTTCTCAAACGAGGATTTCACCCACAGTATAG GGGATTCTGAGTCCATTTTGGATGCAGCAGGATCAACTGTCAAAGAGCGCTGCAAACGACTTC GATTTGAGCCTCATGAAGGCCTGATCATGACCATGCCAGGTAACCTGCTGTCTAAGAACATTGTTCATGTTGCTCAAAAGAACAACAAAACAGTTGACCCCAAGGAACTCATTGAGGCTGTGAAGAGTTCCATAGAAATGTCAGCAGAGAACAAGTTTACTTCAATTTCATTTCCTGCTCTTGGTCTTG GACATTTAAAGCCAACTCAGGTGGCAGATGCCATGTTGGATGCAGTTGTCGATGTGGTGCGCAAGAAGTCTCATCTCAAACTGAACCTGGTCAGGATCGTCCTCGTTCAGCAAGACGTGCTGAAAGAGTTTCACAGCCGTATGTTGAAGAAAGAAGGGATGAATATTCAGGAAACAAAAAGTTTCTTTCAAAACCTAACACGGTCCTTGGCAGTAG CTCTAGGATTATCCAGGGAAACCGATGATACGACAAAAGAGGAAGAGGTCTCAGTCCAGGAAATTAATCCAGCCTGCTTCCACATCTGCGGAGGCTCTACAGCAAAAGTACAGGATGCAAAACAGTGGATTAGGACACTAATTGAAAAAGAACAAGTATGCCGTACCATAACTGACAAAGCCATCCTCAACTTATCAGAATCTGATAAGCGGCGTATTATTCAAATACGGGCCAGCATGGCTGTGAATGTGACACTGACCTACAAGTCTGAGACAGAGCCTATATTAAACATAGAGGGTCTCAAAGATGATGTGCACGAAGTTACCACTGAAATCCATGAGATGCTGTTAAGAGTGCGAGATGAGGAGACCTCTATGTTCTTCCCCAAGCACTGGGAGCCCATGCCAGCCAACACACCATGCCTGTCCTGTGTCCTTGATCCTTCCAGCCAGGAGTACCAGGATGTTTATAGTCACTTTAACAAAACCTGCAAACAAAAAGTGTTAAAG ATTGAAAGAATCCAGAATCAAAACCTGTGGAAGAGCTACGAAATCAAGAAACAAGACATGGAGATCAGGAACAGTCACCAGAACAACGAGAAGAAGCTCTTCCATGGTGCTTGCTATACAACCATAAAACACATCAATGAACATGGCTTTAATCGGAGCTATGCTGGAAAAAATT